Proteins from a single region of Rhodovibrio salinarum DSM 9154:
- a CDS encoding TonB-dependent siderophore receptor has product MVLALSSSPAIAQDENDSGSVELPTLVVEGEEVGGIADPASPEGYVPTESTAGSKTATPIEEIPQSVSVIGREEMDDRGAQKVDEALRYTPGVFAQPFGVDTDTDWAYIRGFDVTQSGMFLDGLQLYSYAFAGIINDSFLLDGVEVLRGPASVLYGGSSAGGVVNQLSKRANGERIRYLEAGITDSPNGYLGFDIGDQVSEDGPWSYRLVGRIKGGDTQVEHADNFRGVIAPSLLFEPDNDTRLELFASYQYDDQRHTNGFFPYVGTVERASYGYIPRDLYYSEPERDKFEAEQSSIGYELEHQLNDTVTLRSTSRWFHVEREEYGPYPYDTNTSDDVLSRINFAHDTTADLAQTDNQAIFDVDTGPLSHTLMTGVSYENYRIDQWQASGSARPLDPKDPTYTNSGLTLNDPYTDETITLDRLGLYAQDQVKFGDGWIVTLNGRYDRTWIDRNDRTAADVDYSDQDGAFSGRAGLAYAFDNGITPYVSATRFFEPQIGTDGNNDPVGPQTGNQYEAGVKYQPTFMQALFTASVFELTRSNTLQSVWDGSGYSYSTVGEIRSRGIELEAKANVTDNLKLTAALTRYDLEITDDIDQSIVGNQPRLVPETLASVWLDYTIHTGTFQGLGFGAGVRYQGESYADNANTLKVPDAAPVDAAIHYDRDGWGVSLNVTNVFDERYVAGCQGAETCGYGEGRTALLKTHINF; this is encoded by the coding sequence ATGGTGCTGGCGTTATCCAGCAGTCCGGCGATCGCCCAGGACGAGAACGACAGCGGCAGCGTCGAACTGCCAACCCTTGTCGTCGAAGGCGAGGAAGTCGGCGGTATTGCGGATCCGGCCTCCCCCGAGGGCTATGTGCCGACCGAGTCGACCGCCGGATCGAAGACCGCTACGCCGATCGAGGAGATCCCGCAATCGGTCTCCGTCATCGGCCGCGAGGAGATGGACGACCGAGGCGCCCAGAAGGTCGACGAGGCGCTGCGCTACACACCCGGCGTATTCGCCCAGCCGTTCGGCGTCGATACCGACACCGATTGGGCCTACATCCGCGGCTTCGACGTCACCCAGTCCGGCATGTTCCTGGATGGCCTGCAACTCTACTCCTACGCCTTCGCCGGCATCATCAATGACTCCTTCCTGCTGGACGGCGTTGAAGTGCTGCGCGGTCCGGCCTCGGTGCTCTACGGAGGCTCCAGCGCCGGTGGCGTCGTCAACCAGTTGTCAAAGCGAGCGAACGGCGAGCGAATCCGCTATCTGGAAGCCGGCATCACCGATTCGCCGAACGGTTACCTCGGCTTCGATATCGGCGATCAGGTCAGTGAAGACGGCCCCTGGAGCTACCGCCTGGTCGGCCGGATCAAGGGCGGCGACACGCAGGTCGAACACGCCGACAACTTCCGCGGCGTGATCGCGCCGAGCCTGCTGTTCGAGCCGGACAACGACACCCGCCTGGAACTGTTCGCCTCCTACCAGTACGACGACCAGCGCCACACCAACGGGTTCTTTCCGTACGTCGGCACGGTGGAGCGCGCTTCCTACGGCTATATCCCCCGGGACCTCTATTACAGCGAGCCGGAGCGCGATAAGTTCGAGGCCGAACAAAGCTCGATCGGCTACGAGCTTGAGCACCAGCTGAACGACACCGTCACACTGCGCTCGACGTCGCGCTGGTTCCACGTCGAACGGGAGGAGTACGGCCCCTATCCCTACGATACGAATACCAGCGACGACGTGCTCAGCCGGATCAACTTCGCTCACGATACCACCGCCGACCTGGCCCAGACCGACAATCAAGCGATCTTCGACGTCGACACCGGGCCCCTATCCCACACGTTGATGACCGGCGTTTCCTACGAGAACTACCGGATCGACCAATGGCAGGCCTCGGGGTCCGCACGGCCGCTTGACCCGAAAGATCCGACCTACACCAACAGCGGCCTGACGCTGAACGATCCCTACACCGATGAAACGATCACGTTGGACCGCCTGGGTCTCTATGCGCAGGATCAGGTGAAGTTCGGCGATGGCTGGATCGTGACGCTCAACGGGCGGTACGACCGGACCTGGATCGACCGCAATGACCGCACCGCCGCAGATGTCGACTATAGCGACCAGGATGGGGCCTTCAGCGGCCGCGCGGGGCTAGCCTATGCGTTCGACAACGGCATCACCCCCTACGTCAGCGCCACCCGTTTCTTCGAGCCGCAGATCGGCACCGACGGCAACAACGACCCGGTCGGCCCACAAACCGGCAACCAGTACGAAGCCGGTGTGAAATATCAACCAACCTTCATGCAGGCGCTGTTCACCGCTTCGGTGTTCGAGCTGACCCGCAGCAATACCTTGCAAAGTGTCTGGGACGGCAGCGGCTACAGCTATTCCACGGTTGGCGAGATCCGCTCGCGCGGCATCGAATTGGAAGCCAAGGCGAACGTGACCGACAACCTCAAGCTCACCGCGGCGCTCACCCGGTACGACCTCGAGATCACGGACGACATCGACCAGAGTATCGTCGGCAATCAACCCCGTCTGGTGCCGGAGACGCTGGCGTCGGTCTGGCTCGACTACACCATCCACACTGGCACCTTCCAAGGACTCGGTTTCGGTGCGGGCGTTCGCTACCAGGGTGAATCCTACGCCGATAACGCCAATACGCTGAAAGTCCCGGACGCGGCGCCCGTCGACGCGGCGATCCACTACGACCGTGATGGATGGGGTGTTTCGCTGAACGTCACCAACGTGTTCGACGAACGCTACGTCGCCGGCTGTCAGGGGGCCGAAACATGCGGCTATGGCGAAGGGCGCACGGCCTTGCTGAAAACCCACATCAACTTCTAA
- a CDS encoding MSMEG_1061 family FMN-dependent PPOX-type flavoprotein, protein MTETIQTIDQLRALYPDAKPVVRQKELSALDRHARRFVELSPFVILGTQGATGNVDTSPRGGPPGVVRVASDRTLLLPDLAGNNRLDSLQNIVERPAVSLIFLIPGINETLRVRGRAEIVVAEAMLQTFEVDGKRPRSVLRITVDAVYLHCGKALMHAALWDPEIRIDRASLPSLGAMIRDQIGEGLTPEQ, encoded by the coding sequence ATGACCGAAACGATCCAGACAATTGACCAACTCCGGGCGCTCTATCCGGACGCCAAGCCGGTGGTCCGCCAGAAAGAGCTGTCCGCACTCGACCGGCACGCCCGGCGCTTCGTCGAGTTATCGCCTTTCGTTATTCTCGGAACCCAAGGGGCCACGGGCAACGTGGACACCAGCCCGCGCGGCGGGCCACCGGGGGTCGTGCGAGTGGCCAGCGACCGGACCCTGCTACTGCCCGACCTAGCGGGCAATAACCGTCTAGATTCCCTGCAAAATATCGTCGAACGCCCGGCTGTCAGCCTGATCTTCCTGATCCCCGGAATCAATGAAACCCTGCGGGTTCGGGGACGGGCCGAAATCGTGGTTGCGGAGGCCATGCTGCAGACGTTCGAGGTGGACGGCAAACGCCCGCGGTCGGTGTTGCGGATCACCGTGGACGCCGTTTACCTGCACTGCGGCAAGGCACTGATGCATGCCGCCCTGTGGGACCCGGAAATACGGATTGATCGCGCCTCTCTGCCCTCGCTGGGCGCCATGATCCGCGACCAGATCGGCGAAGGGCTGACGCCGGAGCAGTGA
- a CDS encoding ABC transporter substrate-binding protein — translation MNVIAQAQASTPRRLRHVAAVLASVLLLVAPTPGLTATPPRIATITWDLTETLMALGITPVAVANLRGYREWVVEPEVPEDTIDIGLRFAPSLTTLAAANPDLIITSRFLQDLPERLEPIAPVEALTIYPADGDPLERAVEVTQTLAERLDRQDAFTAVQDRLERQLQQLASRVADHGRGDRVYLVQFQDSDHVRVYADGSLFQSVFQRTGIENAWDGETNGWGFALIPLAQLKGSADHLIVLEPVPDEAESVIGGSRIWQALPAVRNGQVHRLPAVWGAGSVLSAMRFARLVEQTLYDDR, via the coding sequence ATGAATGTCATAGCTCAAGCTCAGGCCTCAACGCCGCGGCGACTGCGGCACGTCGCAGCCGTGCTGGCCAGCGTGCTATTGCTGGTCGCGCCTACGCCCGGCCTGACGGCCACCCCGCCGCGCATCGCAACGATCACCTGGGACCTGACGGAAACCCTCATGGCGCTGGGTATTACGCCGGTCGCGGTCGCCAATCTGCGCGGCTACCGGGAGTGGGTGGTGGAGCCTGAAGTGCCCGAGGACACGATCGACATCGGGCTGCGTTTTGCCCCCAGCCTGACGACACTGGCCGCGGCTAACCCCGATCTGATCATCACCTCGCGCTTCCTGCAGGACCTGCCAGAACGCTTGGAGCCAATCGCCCCTGTCGAGGCGCTGACGATCTATCCAGCGGACGGCGACCCGCTGGAACGCGCGGTCGAGGTCACGCAGACACTTGCGGAACGGCTGGATCGCCAGGACGCCTTTACGGCCGTCCAAGACCGGCTGGAGCGACAGCTTCAGCAGCTGGCGTCTAGAGTGGCCGACCACGGCCGCGGCGACCGCGTCTATCTGGTGCAATTCCAGGACTCGGACCATGTCCGCGTCTATGCCGACGGCAGCCTGTTCCAATCCGTGTTCCAACGCACCGGCATCGAAAACGCCTGGGATGGCGAGACCAACGGCTGGGGCTTCGCGCTGATCCCGCTGGCACAGCTCAAGGGGTCGGCCGACCATCTGATCGTGCTCGAACCCGTCCCGGACGAGGCCGAGAGCGTGATCGGCGGCAGCCGTATCTGGCAAGCGCTGCCGGCTGTACGCAACGGGCAGGTACACCGACTGCCTGCGGTCTGGGGAGCCGGCAGCGTTCTATCGGCGATGCGCTTCGCCCGGTTAGTGGAGCAGACTCTGTATGACGACCGCTAG